CCCTGCTGCTCGATGAGATTTCCGAGATGGCGCTGCCGCTGCAGGCCAAGATTCTGCGCGTGCTGCAGGAGCGCGAGGTGGAGCGGATCGGTGGCCGGCGCACCCTGCAACTCGATCTGCGCATTCTGGCCACCACCAACCGTCTGCTGCATCAGGAGGTCGAGCAGGGGCGCTTTCGCGAGGATCTCTACTATCGCCTCAGCGTCTTTCCGCTGGAGTGGCTGCCGCTGCGCGAGCGGCACGAAGACATCCTGCCGCTGGCGCGGCGGCTGCTGGCCCGCCATGCCCAGCGTGCCCAACGCCCGGCGCCGCTGCTGACGCCGGCTGCCGAGCGCGCGCTGCTGGCCCATCCGTGGCCGGGCAATGTGCGCGAACTCGACAACGTGTTGCAGCGGGCGCTGATTCTGCAGGAGGGGTGTGAGATCGATCTCTCGCAGCTCCACCTCGGCCCCCTGACCGGAACCGCTTCCCATTCTGTCAGAGTCGCCATCTCGCACAGCGAGCCAGTCACCGCCGCCACCGACCTTGGCAGCGATGTGAAGTCGCATGAGCATCGCCTGATCATGGAGACACTGCGCCGCTGCCAGGGCAGTCGCCGTGACAGCGCCCAGCAGCTCGGCATCAGCGAGCGGACCCTGCGTTACAAGCTGGCACAGATGCGCGAGGCCGGTTTGGCGCTGGAGGTCTGAGCTGGCACAGCGAACGCCGGTCTGCATCACGACATCCCGTTCTCGACGCGGTCACTCCAGCAGTGGCCGCTGTCGTTTCAGCCCTTCCCGAATTCCTGTCGCTGGCCCGCGCGTGGCGGCCATGACCCCGCAGAGTTGGCCTGATCCCTGCTATCTACTGATCGAACCGCTGCAGAACCGGGTCAGCAGGGCGGTTTCGTCAAGGAACTGACGCCGAACTGCCCCGGAACATGTTTGAAGAACAAAAAACGTCGAAAGTCCGTCCATGTCGATGACAGGAGAGAACCATGGTGAACCGCATCAACGACCGCAGCGACATTCAGCAGCTGCTGCAGCAGATGCGCTCGATCAAGGCCGAGATGAACAGCCAGCGTTCCGATGTGGGCAGCGTGCCCGGCATGGAGATGGCCGGGATCGGTGCTCCAGCGGTCACCTCCAGCAGCGGATTCGGCGACCTGTTGCGGCAGGCGGTCGACGGGGTCAACGACATGCAGAGCAAATCGGCGCAGTTGGCGCAGGCCTATGAGCTGGGGCAGCCCGGGGTCGACATCACCCAGGTGATGGTGGCGATGCAGAAGTCGAGCCTCTCATTCCAGGCGCTGACCCAGGTGCGCAACAAGGTGGTCGATGCCTATCAGACCATCATGAACATGCCGATCTGATCAAAGAATGATTTTTCATATCAATACAGTACATTCACAACGCAGGCAGGGTTGAAAGAATATGGAGACGCTTCCGGCAGCTTCGCAAGCTCAGAACAGCGGTGGCATGGGCCTGCTCTCCGGCATGGTCAATCTGCCACTGCTGCGCCAATTCGGCCTGCTGGTCGGGCTGGCCGCCAGTGTCGCCATCGGTGTGGCCGTTGCGCTCTGGTCGCGCGAGGAGCCCTACATGCCGCTCGACGCCGCGCTGGGTGGCGCCGATGCCGCGCGGGTGGTGAGCCTGCTCGATGCGCAGAAGATTCCCTATCACATCGATCCCAGGAGCGGGGCGCTGCTGGTGCCTGCCGACAAGATGCAGATCGTCAAGATGAAGATGGCCGGCGCCGGCCTGGGTGGCGAACGCGCGCAGGGCTACGAACTGCTCGACCATGAATCGCCATTCGGCAGCAGCCAGTTCATGGAGGCGACCCGCCTGCAGCGCAGCCTCGAAGGAGAACTGGCCCGCACCATCACCGGCATGTACGCGGTGCGCAGTGCCCGGGTGCATCTGGCGCTGCCCAAGTCGACCACCTTCGTGCGTGGCGGCAACAAGCCGCGCGCCTCGATTTTCGTCGAGTTGCAGTCGGGCAATGCGCTGACGCCGGATCAGGTGAGCGCGATGGTCAATCTGGTCACTTCCAGCGTGGCCGATCTGGATGCCAAGGATGTCTCGGTGGTCGACCAGAAGGGACGACTGCTGTCGCGCAACGAGGAGGAGGGTGCGCTGGCCGATGCCGGAAAGCAGCTCGAACATGTCCGCCGCATCGAGGAGTCGCTGATCGGCCGGGTGCGGCGCGTGGTTGAGCCGCTGGTGGGCTATGACCACTTCACCGCCGAGATCTCGGCCGATGTCGACTTCACCGAACAGGAGCAGACCAGCGAGCAGTACCAGCCCGACCCGCCGGCGCTGCGCAGCGAGCAGACGCTGGTCGAGCGGATGATGGGGGGTGCCGGAGATCGGGGCGGGGTGCCGGGTGCGCTCTCCAACCAGCCACCCGGTGCCGTCAGCGTGCCGGAGGTGGCCGCCAGGCCGACGACTCCGCCGCTGCCGGCCGAGGCCGCAGCGGGTGCAGCGGCTTCCAGCAGTGCCGAAACCGGCCGCAGCCGCAATCAGGCCACCCGCAACTACGAGCTCGACCGCACGCTGAGCCACACCCGGCAACAGGTGGGCAAGGTGCGCCGGCTGTCGATCGCAGTGGTGGTCGACGATCTGCCCGACCTCGCCCCGCCGAAGAAAGGCAGTGCCAAAAAGGGTGCGGCAGAGGGCAAGGAGGCGGCCAACGCCGTGCCGCGACGTGCCTGGAGCGACGAGGAGCTGCGCAAGCTCACCGAACTGGTCAAGGGTGCGACCGGCTATGACGCCGCGCGCGGCGACACCCTGAGCGTGGTCAACTCTTCCTTTGTGAAACGGGAAATCGAACCGGCTGGTGAGCCGGTGGCTTTCTGGAGCGAGCCCTGGTTCTGGAGTCTGGCCAAACAGCTGCTGGGTGGGCTCTTTGTCGTGCTGATCGCCATTGCCATCCTGCGGCCGGTGATGAAGAACATCTCTGCCTTTTCGGGCACGCGCCCTGCCACGCTGGTGGCCTACCCGGCCGGCACGGTGGTGATGGGAGAGGGCGGCGAGATGATGCAGACGGCGGCGCCGATCACCGAACCGGGCCGGATGATCTCGTTCGATGGCAGCAAGAGCTATGAGCAGCAACTGGATGCGGTCAAGGGACTGGTGCAGCAGGATCCGGGGCGGGTGGCGCAGGTGGTCAAGAAGTGGGTGAACGACGGTGAGTGAGCGCGGCAACTCTTCGCTGCGGCCGATCCAGCGTGCCGCCATCCTGCTGATGACCATCGGTGAGGAGAACGCCGCTGCCGTGCTGAAAAACATGGGGCCGAAGGAGGTGCAGCGGGTCGGTGCGGCAATGGCCGAGCTGAACAACATCTCGCGCAGCGATGTCGAGCAGGCGGTCTATGGTTTTGTCGATGAGGCCGGTGACCTGACTGGCCTCGGGGTGGGCAACGACCAGTACATCCGCAAGATGCTGGTCTCGGCGCTGGGTGAGGACAAGGCCAAGAGTCTGGCCGACCGCATCCTGATCGGCGGCAACACCAGCGGCCTCGACACCCTCAAGTGGATGGATGCCCGTTCGGTGGCCGGGATGATCCGCTACGAACATCCGCAGATTCAGGCCATCGTCATTGCCTACCTCGACGGTGACCATGCCGCCGAGGTGCTGGTCAACTTTCCGCCACAGGTGCGGCTCGACATCATGATGCGCGTCGCCCGGCTCGACACCGTGCAGCCCGAGGCGCTGCAGGAGCTGAACCGGATCTTCGAGCGCCAGTTCTCCGGCGGGGCCGGTACCCAGAGCGCAACGCTGGGTGGCGTCAAGACTGCGGCCGAGATCATCAACAACCTTGACAGCTCGATTGCCGCGCAGGTGATGGAGGGCATTCGCGAAGAGAACGAAGAGATGAGCAACAACATCCAGGATCGGATGTTCGTCTTCGACAACCTGATCGGCATTGCCGACAGCGGCATTCAGGTGCTGCTGCGCGAGATCTCCTCCGAGAACCTGATTCTGGCGCTGAAGGGCGCCGACGAGGCGCTGAAGCAGAAGATCTTCGGCAACATGTCCAAGCGTGCCGGTGACATGCTGCGCGATGACCTCGAAGCCAAGGGGCCGGTGCGGGTCAGCGAGGTCGAGGCCGCGCAGAAAGAGATTCTTGCCGTGGCGCGGCGTCTGGCCGATGCCGGGACGATCATTCTCAGTGCCGGCGGCGGTGAGGAGATGCTCTGATGACGAAGAGTCTGCTGCTGGATGTCGAGAGCGTGCGCAAGCTCTACCGCTGGGCGCCGCCGCAGATCAGTTCAAGTGGCGAGGTGATTCGCTCGCCCGATGCCGCGCGGCAGGCCGAGGTCGAAGAGCAGGTGGCGCTGCGCGTCGCGGCGCTGAAGGCGGCCGCCCAGGCCGAGGGCCATGCGGCCGGCTACGCGCTGGGGCGCGAGGAGGGCGAGCGGGCCGGACGCGAAATCTGGCAGAACGAGGCAGCACGCCTGACCCGGCTGCTGGCCCATCTGGCCGATCCGCTGGCCGAGCGCGAAGCCGAGATCGAGACCGCGCTGCTGAATCTGGTCATCGAGATCAGCCGCGCCTTGCTCGAACATGAACTGAAGAGCTCGGGCGAGACGGTACTGAGCGTGGTGCGCCAGGCCATTGC
This window of the Pseudomonadales bacterium genome carries:
- a CDS encoding sigma-54-dependent Fis family transcriptional regulator, with product MMNRTTILVIEDDLDLAEALTETLELAGFDACSVNSGEAALARLEQIEPGLLLCDVNMPGMDGHQLLQQVKGSRPMLPVVLMTAYGSIEKAVQAMRQDAADYLVKPFSSERLIETVRRHLPATSIDEHDPLAEAASSRRLLALAQRVAQSDSNVLICGESGTGKEELARFIHRHSPRASQPFVAINCAAIPENMLEATLFGHEKGAFTGAYQSQPGKFEQANGGTLLLDEISEMALPLQAKILRVLQEREVERIGGRRTLQLDLRILATTNRLLHQEVEQGRFREDLYYRLSVFPLEWLPLRERHEDILPLARRLLARHAQRAQRPAPLLTPAAERALLAHPWPGNVRELDNVLQRALILQEGCEIDLSQLHLGPLTGTASHSVRVAISHSEPVTAATDLGSDVKSHEHRLIMETLRRCQGSRRDSAQQLGISERTLRYKLAQMREAGLALEV
- the fliE gene encoding flagellar hook-basal body complex protein FliE, translated to MNDRSDIQQLLQQMRSIKAEMNSQRSDVGSVPGMEMAGIGAPAVTSSSGFGDLLRQAVDGVNDMQSKSAQLAQAYELGQPGVDITQVMVAMQKSSLSFQALTQVRNKVVDAYQTIMNMPI
- the fliF gene encoding flagellar M-ring protein FliF; protein product: MGLLSGMVNLPLLRQFGLLVGLAASVAIGVAVALWSREEPYMPLDAALGGADAARVVSLLDAQKIPYHIDPRSGALLVPADKMQIVKMKMAGAGLGGERAQGYELLDHESPFGSSQFMEATRLQRSLEGELARTITGMYAVRSARVHLALPKSTTFVRGGNKPRASIFVELQSGNALTPDQVSAMVNLVTSSVADLDAKDVSVVDQKGRLLSRNEEEGALADAGKQLEHVRRIEESLIGRVRRVVEPLVGYDHFTAEISADVDFTEQEQTSEQYQPDPPALRSEQTLVERMMGGAGDRGGVPGALSNQPPGAVSVPEVAARPTTPPLPAEAAAGAAASSSAETGRSRNQATRNYELDRTLSHTRQQVGKVRRLSIAVVVDDLPDLAPPKKGSAKKGAAEGKEAANAVPRRAWSDEELRKLTELVKGATGYDAARGDTLSVVNSSFVKREIEPAGEPVAFWSEPWFWSLAKQLLGGLFVVLIAIAILRPVMKNISAFSGTRPATLVAYPAGTVVMGEGGEMMQTAAPITEPGRMISFDGSKSYEQQLDAVKGLVQQDPGRVAQVVKKWVNDGE
- the fliG gene encoding flagellar motor switch protein FliG is translated as MSERGNSSLRPIQRAAILLMTIGEENAAAVLKNMGPKEVQRVGAAMAELNNISRSDVEQAVYGFVDEAGDLTGLGVGNDQYIRKMLVSALGEDKAKSLADRILIGGNTSGLDTLKWMDARSVAGMIRYEHPQIQAIVIAYLDGDHAAEVLVNFPPQVRLDIMMRVARLDTVQPEALQELNRIFERQFSGGAGTQSATLGGVKTAAEIINNLDSSIAAQVMEGIREENEEMSNNIQDRMFVFDNLIGIADSGIQVLLREISSENLILALKGADEALKQKIFGNMSKRAGDMLRDDLEAKGPVRVSEVEAAQKEILAVARRLADAGTIILSAGGGEEML